A segment of the Methanothermobacter sp. genome:
ACTTCTTTAATCGTTATGGATTTTACTTGGGGAGTTTTTATCCAAGGGAAACATTATTATCTGGTGACATCATCATAAGGCAAGCGGAACATTTTATAGACCTACAAAAAAGAATAAGACTTGCAATTAAATTTGTTGAGGGCGCACTGCTCAATATGAAGCGTGTTTTATCCTATTATGAACTAGAAAATAGAATTGATGTCTTAAGCAATGATCTCAATTCCTGTGAAACCATAACCGAAGTTATGAATATTGAAGGGAGAGCCAGACTTGAATATTACAGATCTCTTGATAATATACTACCAGATGAATTCAAAATTGGTGAAAGAACACGTCGGCCTCCCCAAAACATGACAAACGCCCTCCTGAGCTTTGGTAATTCTCTTCTTTACTCAACAATTATAAGTGAAATATACAATACCCAGCTAAACCCGACCATTTCATATCTTCACGAACCCTTTGAGAGGAGATACTCACTTTCACTGGATATAAGTGAAATATTCAAACCGATAATTGTGGATCGTATGGTAATCTCAATTATAAGGAGAAATATGATCAAAAAGAGTGATTTTGAGGAGGATATAAACTATTCGCTACTTAATGATATTGGAAAAAGAAAATTCCTAGTTGAATATGATAAGAGACTTAAAAAAACAGTTAAACATAGAAAGATAGGACGGAAGGTTTCTTATAAACGTTTGATAAGAATGGAGTGTTATAAATTGATAAAACATTTACTTGGAAGAGAGGAGTACATACCCTACGCATCTGACTGGTAAAAAATCGGTCCTGTTAAAATCAGACCAAAATGGGATTGAAATATCAAGGGAGGGAATACCTGTACACTTTTTCAACCGCTATGGATTCTACACTGGCAGCTTCTACCCCCGTGAAACCCTTCTCTCAGGGGACATCATCATTAAACAGGCTGAACACGTGCTTGACCATGAGAGGAGAATGGAACTTGCAAAATCATTTGTACATGGGGCCGCACTCAACATGAAGAGGGTTCTGGGGTACTATGGCCTTGAGAATGGCATATCCGATACACTCGGGGATCTTGAATCATCAAGCTCAATCACGGAGGTCATGAATGTTGAGGCAAGGATACGATCAGACTACTACA
Coding sequences within it:
- the cas1b gene encoding type I-B CRISPR-associated endonuclease Cas1b yields the protein MTRKNYYILKDGILRRRENTLYFVNKDEKRPIPVHSIYSIYAYGSLNISSQVINLLSREGITIHFFNRYGFYLGSFYPRETLLSGDIIIRQAEHFIDLQKRIRLAIKFVEGALLNMKRVLSYYELENRIDVLSNDLNSCETITEVMNIEGRARLEYYRSLDNILPDEFKIGERTRRPPQNMTNALLSFGNSLLYSTIISEIYNTQLNPTISYLHEPFERRYSLSLDISEIFKPIIVDRMVISIIRRNMIKKSDFEEDINYSLLNDIGKRKFLVEYDKRLKKTVKHRKIGRKVSYKRLIRMECYKLIKHLLGREEYIPYASDW